The Bacteroidales bacterium WCE2004 nucleotide sequence GCGCCGCAGATGCGCCGCTCGATGTCGCAGAAGTCCACCACCATGCCGTCGGCGTCCAGTTCTTCGGATGCGCAGTACACGGTGATCTTCCAGTTGTGCCCGTGGTCGGGCTCCGTCTGCGTGCCGCCTGCGAAAGAGATGTGGTGGCTGGCCGAGACGGTCATCGTTTTCTTGACCTTATACATGTCCGTTCTTGTCGATGTAGGACAGGAATTCATTGCGGGTCTGGGGATTCGTGCGGAACGAGCCCGTCAGGTAGGTCGAGGTCATCAGGCCGCTCTTGCGCACGCCGCGGCTCTCCTTGCACATGTGCCGGCCGCGCATCATCAGCGCCATGCCGCGCGGCGGGTTCTCCGTGCCGAGCGCCTCGGTCAGCATCTCCACCACGTCGTGCACCAGGCGCTCCTGGACCTGCAGGCGCGAAGCGCAGTAGTCCACCACGCGTCCGATCTTGCTCAGCCCGAGGATGCGGCCCTTGGGATTGGGGAGATAGGCGAACCAGTATTCGCCGAAAAAGGTCCGGCAATGGTGTTCGCACACCGAATAGAACGGGCCGGAGTCGACCACCATGTCGTCATAGACGATGCCGTCCTGCCCGTTGGGGAAGGTGGTCACGACCGGTGCCTGCGCCGGGTCATAGCCCCGGAACATCTCCCCGAACATCCTGATCATCCGGTCGGGGGTGTCCTGCAGGCCCGTCCGCGTCGGGTCCTCGCCGATATACTCCAGCAGTTCGCGGATGTGCTGCTTGGCTTGTTCTTCCGTAATCATAACTCGTAAGTTGCCGTATTGTCTTCCGTCTCCTTGACCGTCACCTTGTAGCAGTGCGGAATCTCGCCGCAGATCCAGCGGGCGAGATTCTCCGCGGTCGGGTTGAAAGGCAGGACCTCGTTGAGGTCGCGGTGGTCGATGCGGTCGATCACCCGCTCCTTGATCAGCTTGAAGTCCACCACCATCCCGTTCGCGTCGAGCTCCGGGGCCTTGCAGAAGACCTCGATCTCATAGTTGTGCCCGTGCGGCCGCGCACACTTCGTGGCATAATCCACCACCAGGTGATGGCTCGCCGCCACGCGGATTTTCTTGGAGATGTAATACATAGCCCCGCAAAGATAGCAAAAACTCCCGACATCCCATTTCCCCCGCTCCCGCCGGTCCTTCTCCGGTTCTCATCCTGCCCCTTCCTCTCCCGCCGCCGCTCTCCTGCCGTTCCTCATCCTGCCCTGCTTTCCCTCCGTCATGTCCGACCTGGTCGGGCATCTCCCATATTGTGGCGACCAGGCTCGAAAGTGCTCCTAGGGGTCCATCGCCTGGACCCCTGAGAGCAAAATAGGCCGTTTTTGCTCCTACCCTGCAAATTTCTGGACCCCTAGGAGCACCTCACTCCGCCCATCCGGTCTCCACACCTCTCCCGTCCCCGCTGTCCTCATTGTCCTCACCGTCCTCACCGTCTCCGCCGCACCCCGTTTTCGCATATTGCTGACTGTCAATATTTTCCAGTTTTGCTTAGGGGAAAATTCCCCAGAGCAAAATCAGAACACCCTCGCCCTCAACCACTTACAAAAACGACCCGCCTTTAGATGCAAGATCGGTCAGGTAGGACTTGGTGGGCCGGGCAGGACCTGGCACCACCGCCAGACATCGCGAGCGTTTTTCGTAACTTGCAAATAATCAAAAGAATATGAAAACATACGTGCCCGATTTTTACCCCGTATAATCGCGTAAAGTGTTGATATTGAAGAAATAACGAAAAACGGGCCGTGTGCTATTATATATATGTTGGCGGTCTGTCTCTTGTATTGGCTGGTTGTCTTTTTGGGGCTTCAGGACGCGTGGGCTTAAACTCGCTGGTATACTGTGATTCAAGACTTTGTCCCTGCCTCAAAACGGGCAAGGACAAAATTTTAAAACATTGATATATAATTTATTACATCGCATGCTTGGCCTGGTGAACGTGGTGGACAGTTGGACAGAGCGGACAGTTGGACGGGGGTGGACTGGTTGGACTGTAGAGACGATAAAGACAGAATGGACGTTGTGGACAGTGCGGACGGCGTGGACGAGGTGGATGGTGAGGACAGAATGGATGAGGTAGACAGCGTGGTCGGGATGGACGGTGTGGACGGGAAGGAAGTTAGGGACAAGTTGGAAGGGGTGAACAGCGTGGACATGTTGGATAAGGAGGGTGAGGTGGACAAAGTAGACTGGATGTACATAGTGGACGGGAAGGACGTTGGGGACAAGGTGGAAGGGATGGACAGGGAGGACATGATGGACAGGGTGGACGGGATGGCCTGGATGGACGAGGTGGACAGGATGGACAGAGGGGGCGGGACGCGGGTTTTTTCGCTATCTTTGTGGGCGATGAGAAAACTCCCCGAACTGCCTGTGCTGGAGATTGCCGACGCCGTGAACCGGCGGCTGGCGGAGGCGGCGTGCCTGGTGGTGACGGCGCCGCCGGGTGCCGGCAAGTCCACCGTGCTGCCGCTTACCATTCTCGACGGTTTTGTGGAGAATGGTTCCAAAATCCTGATTTTGGAACCGCGGCGGCTGGCGGCGCGTCAGATCGCGGAGCGGATGGCCGCGCTGCTGGGGGAGCCGGTCGGCAGAACGGTGGGGTACCGGATCCGTTTCGAGAGCCGCGTGAGCGCGGCGACGCGGATCGAGGTGCTCACCGAGGGCATCCTGACGCGGATGCTGGTCGACGACCCGGGCCTGGAGGGCGTGGGCGTCGTGATTTTCGACGAATTCCATGAGCGGAGCCTGCAGAGCGACGTGGCCCTGGCGCTGACCCGGGAGTCGCAGCAGGTGCTGCGCCCGGACCTGCGTATCCTGCTGATGTCGGCCACGA carries:
- a CDS encoding 6-pyruvoyltetrahydropterin/6-carboxytetrahydropterin synthase; its protein translation is MYKVKKTMTVSASHHISFAGGTQTEPDHGHNWKITVYCASEELDADGMVVDFCDIERRICGALDHADLNEVLPFNPTTENLARWICEQIPQCYKVEVEECPGNEASYER
- a CDS encoding GTP cyclohydrolase I, yielding MITEEQAKQHIRELLEYIGEDPTRTGLQDTPDRMIRMFGEMFRGYDPAQAPVVTTFPNGQDGIVYDDMVVDSGPFYSVCEHHCRTFFGEYWFAYLPNPKGRILGLSKIGRVVDYCASRLQVQERLVHDVVEMLTEALGTENPPRGMALMMRGRHMCKESRGVRKSGLMTSTYLTGSFRTNPQTRNEFLSYIDKNGHV
- a CDS encoding 6-pyruvoyltetrahydropterin/6-carboxytetrahydropterin synthase is translated as MYYISKKIRVAASHHLVVDYATKCARPHGHNYEIEVFCKAPELDANGMVVDFKLIKERVIDRIDHRDLNEVLPFNPTAENLARWICGEIPHCYKVTVKETEDNTATYEL